Genomic window (Methanomassiliicoccales archaeon):
ATTCGAGCGGCAGAAAGAGATGCTGATGCGTGCGACCGCTCTCGAAAGAGAGAGGGGAATGACGAGCAAGCCGTATCTCAAACCGCACAGGGGGGTAACTAAATTAAAGGTGGCGAGAATGATCCTCGACGCTCTTTCGCAAAGCAAGAATGTGGCTGTTGTGCTCAATGCCAAGAAGGAGACTGCTTACAGATTCGCCGATGTGATGCGAGCGGTTGAATACGCGCGGCGCAGGATTGGGGGAAGCGCAGTTTATGTGGCAAATGTAGATCCAAATATTGGTTTGCCGAGAATTCGAAGATACTCAGCAGACATTTTGAGGGATTTGAAGGACGAGGGGATTACCATTGATTTTTTCAGCGGGGGGCTTGATGAGTATCCAGTTGCTGGCGAAAAGGCTGCGAAGTATCTCGAGGATAAATCCATCGATCTCCGTATCATTTGTGGATTGCCTCACGCGATTCCCGATCTCAAAAAGGAAGATATCCTTGTAACCGATCAGCCAAGGGAGCTGCGGAATTTTATTGATTCAGGATTTGCATACGCCGTTGGAGAGATCTCAACACATTCCATGCTTATGGGCGCAAGAGGCATCGTTCACAGCGAACTTGGCGATACCATTAGAGAACTTGTGGACGGGATCAATAAATGAAACAGATCGCGATTTACGGCAAAGGAGGCATCGGAAAGTCCACGATCTCCGCAAATATCGCCGCCGCTTTTGCCGAAAAGGGATTGAATACCTGGTATATTGGCTGCGATCCAAAAGCTGATGGTAGCATGACATTACTCGGTGGGCGCAAAATCGGGACATTTCTGGAAAGGTTGAGATCGTCGACAGATACGACTGAGCCTGCTTACGTTCTTGGATTTAAGGGCGTTAAATGCATTGAAACAGGCGGGCCCATTGCTGGCGTGGGCTGCGCAGGGCGGGGAATCATCGTAGCTGTGCAGGAACTCTACAAGCGGTATTTTAACGACGACATCGATGTTATCATATATGATGTCCCTGGCGATGTGGTGTGTGGAGGGTTCGCCGCGCCTCTGCGCGAGAAATTTGCGAATGAAGTCTATATCGTGACAAGTGGTGAGTATCTTTCGCTATATGCTGCGAACAATATCGCGAGAGGCCTCGAGAATCTGAAAGTTAATCTGGGAGGACTCGTATGCAATTCAAGAGACATCAAGAATGAAGAAAGAATCGTTGACAAATTCGCCGAGATGATAGGAAGCGGGATGATTGGTTTTATTCCACGCAATCCAATTGTGAGAGAGTGCGAGAACAGGGGGATGACAGTAATCGAAGGTTTTCCAAACAGCACTCAGGCCAATGCTTATCGTCGACTGGCAGAATCGATCCTGAAAAATGATACGCTAGTCGTACCAAAACCAGTTGACCCGGAAGAGATTCGCGTGCTGCTGAGGGAGAATGAATAATGGTTTTGAAGCGCGTTATTATCGCTGGCGCAGGAAGCGGCGTCGGCAAGACGACGATTGCAACGGGTATCATGGCGCTTCTTTCCAAAAAATACAAAGTTCAAGGATTCAAGGTTGGTCCAGATTACATCGATCCCTCCTTCCACTCTGTTGCCACGGGCAGACCCTCTCGGAATCTCGATTCTTTCCTCCTTGATCGCAAGACAATCCTTAATGTTTTTGGATGGACGATGAGGGATGCTGACATCGCTGTCATTGAAGGTGTGAGGGGTCTGTATGATGGACTCACATCTACAGGAGATACTGGTAGCACAGCTGAAATAGCTAAAATTCTTGGCGCACCAGTTATCCTCGTTGTCAATGCAAGGAGCCTTGCTAAGAGCGCAGCGGCACACGTGCTTGGCTTTAAAATGCTCGATCAATCCATAAGAATCGAAGGAGTGATTCTTAACCAAGTGAGCGGAGAACGACACAGAAAAAAGGCGATCGAAGCTGTCGAAAAGCTCACACATACCCCCGTCATCGGTGCTATCGAGAGGAAAAAGGAGCAGTTACCAGAGAGACACTTGGGACTCGTGACGATGCATGAAAAAGAAGATCCCATGAAAACCATCAGATTCATCGCGGAAATGGCATCAGAAATCGACCTAGATGGGCTTCTTGAAATTTCGGAAAAAGCCGAACCTTTCGAATTCCCAGCGAATTGCCCTTTCCCAACTAAAGAAGAGAAAGGCGTCAAGATTGCGGTACCATTTGACCGAGCTTTCTCCTTCTATTACCCAGAGAACATCGAGTCGATCGAGGCAGCAGGCGGCAAAGTGATCAAATTCAAACCTGCAGAAGGCGATGCGTTCCCAGAAGCTGATGGATACTACATTGGTGGTGGATATCCTGAGATCTATGCAGAGGCATTGAGTTCTAATAAAGATTTCATGGAAGGACTTAGGTCTGCGGCCGAAGAAGGAAAATTGATATATGGCGAATGTGGCGGCCTAATTACGCTTTGCGAATCTATTACCTTCGGAGGAAAAAAATGGAAAATGGCAGGTATCTTCAAATGTGATTCTATTGTTTCATTAGATAGGCAGGGACTAGCCTACGTAGAGGCTGTTGGAACAAGAGATAATTTTATGTTTCCTGCAAAGAGGGTTAGAGGACATGAATTTCACTATTCTCGCATTTCACCCATTCCCACCGGACCGTTCGCGTACTCGATCGAACGTGGCGTAGGAATTGATGGGAAAAATGATGGTTTGATCCGGCAGAGAGTCATCGGTGCATATTTGCATCAGCATGCGCTTTCTAATAAAGATTGGGGTTTAAGATTCGTTGAGGAGGCGTACGCATCATCTCGATCAATGCATTAATCATGCGTGTGATATTGGTGAACATTGATGAGTGCAGTTTTCCATAATAATTCAGGGTGACTCATACCGTCATTTCACTAACCTATTCCCTTGAATTTCTGAGATAATTGTTATTCTCATTTAGATTTTACAGTTTCAAGAGTATCACGGAAAATAAATTCAATTTTTTGAAAATTGAAAGCAATCTGGTCATCTTGATCAGTTTTGTAAATTGAAAAGTCACCAACTAGAGAAATCCAATCGGCTCATCAATCATATGATGCCAAAATCCGCTGGGATTTTTTTATCGAATTCATCGGAAATGAAATTTTGCTACCATTGCGTATTGTTGGATTACAGTATTTTTTATAAATTTGTAATGTATATAAAGTTGGCCTTCTAAGATTCTCATGCTATTACATTCATTTATCCACAACATGCCTTTTTTGCTCTACTTACAATTAAATAAATGAGCAAGGGTCCGCCGAGAAGTGCTGTTATCGCTCCAACAGGAAGCATTACTGGTGCAATTATACGCCTCGCAAGAATGTCCGCGACAAGCAAAAGGTTTGCACCGAATAAACCTGATATAGGTATAAGAAAACGCATGTCATTTCCAATCACAATCCTACAAATGTGAGGCGAAAGAAGGCAAACGAAACCAATTGCACCAACAAAGCTAACAACAGTAGCAGTAGAAAGGCAAGAAGTTACGAGAATGATTTTTCTCACGCGATTTACTTCTACGCCTAGACCCTTTGCGGCATCGTCTCCGGTTTCCATTATATTAATATCCCATGCAAAACGCATGTTTATGATCATGGAAAAAATTAACATGCTAGTCGCATAGGGGATCTGCCACCAGGCTGCCCTCGAAAGATCGCCGACAAGCCAGAAGACAGTTGTTTTCACAGCCTCGGCCTCTGCAAAAAACTGAAGGAGGGTATTGCACGCACTGAAGATATAAGTCATTGCAACACCTGACAGTATGATCGTCTCTGGGGTCATACCTGGGTACCTCGAAATTAGAAGAACAACACACGCAGGTATTAGTGAGAAGACAAATGCGTTGCCGACAATTATGAGATGCCCCATGAATAGACCGCGTCCGAGAATTATTGCAACTGCAGCCCCAAAG
Coding sequences:
- the cfbD gene encoding Ni-sirohydrochlorin a,c-diamide reductive cyclase catalytic subunit; the encoded protein is MSDVLHPRPSPIIAAMYTLRDLDADVIVMHGPPGCGFTASRLLEEAGVTVITTGMQENDLIFGAENRLVEVLKRVDLEFSPRIVGVVGTCASMIIGENLEAAIKKAGIRSIVLPIDIHACSGPNTVGAIKVLEVAMSKGIIPREEFERQKEMLMRATALERERGMTSKPYLKPHRGVTKLKVARMILDALSQSKNVAVVLNAKKETAYRFADVMRAVEYARRRIGGSAVYVANVDPNIGLPRIRRYSADILRDLKDEGITIDFFSGGLDEYPVAGEKAAKYLEDKSIDLRIICGLPHAIPDLKKEDILVTDQPRELRNFIDSGFAYAVGEISTHSMLMGARGIVHSELGDTIRELVDGINK
- a CDS encoding nitrogenase iron protein NifH; the encoded protein is MKQIAIYGKGGIGKSTISANIAAAFAEKGLNTWYIGCDPKADGSMTLLGGRKIGTFLERLRSSTDTTEPAYVLGFKGVKCIETGGPIAGVGCAGRGIIVAVQELYKRYFNDDIDVIIYDVPGDVVCGGFAAPLREKFANEVYIVTSGEYLSLYAANNIARGLENLKVNLGGLVCNSRDIKNEERIVDKFAEMIGSGMIGFIPRNPIVRECENRGMTVIEGFPNSTQANAYRRLAESILKNDTLVVPKPVDPEEIRVLLRENE
- a CDS encoding cobyrinate a,c-diamide synthase; its protein translation is MVLKRVIIAGAGSGVGKTTIATGIMALLSKKYKVQGFKVGPDYIDPSFHSVATGRPSRNLDSFLLDRKTILNVFGWTMRDADIAVIEGVRGLYDGLTSTGDTGSTAEIAKILGAPVILVVNARSLAKSAAAHVLGFKMLDQSIRIEGVILNQVSGERHRKKAIEAVEKLTHTPVIGAIERKKEQLPERHLGLVTMHEKEDPMKTIRFIAEMASEIDLDGLLEISEKAEPFEFPANCPFPTKEEKGVKIAVPFDRAFSFYYPENIESIEAAGGKVIKFKPAEGDAFPEADGYYIGGGYPEIYAEALSSNKDFMEGLRSAAEEGKLIYGECGGLITLCESITFGGKKWKMAGIFKCDSIVSLDRQGLAYVEAVGTRDNFMFPAKRVRGHEFHYSRISPIPTGPFAYSIERGVGIDGKNDGLIRQRVIGAYLHQHALSNKDWGLRFVEEAYASSRSMH
- a CDS encoding iron ABC transporter permease, whose translation is MILVMGISLSLGSANISFTEAYAAVLNKFFPGLFEVSNLADTVVWNLRLPRSLLASIAGFILAMAGCTTIATLRNPLATPYTLGVSAGAGFGAAVAIILGRGLFMGHLIIVGNAFVFSLIPACVVLLISRYPGMTPETIILSGVAMTYIFSACNTLLQFFAEAEAVKTTVFWLVGDLSRAAWWQIPYATSMLIFSMIINMRFAWDINIMETGDDAAKGLGVEVNRVRKIILVTSCLSTATVVSFVGAIGFVCLLSPHICRIVIGNDMRFLIPISGLFGANLLLVADILARRIIAPVMLPVGAITALLGGPLLIYLIVSRAKKACCG